In a single window of the Phaeobacter sp. G2 genome:
- a CDS encoding helicase-related protein, producing MAGASRILAVLGPTNTGKTHYAIERMLGYRTGIMGFPLRLLAREVYDKIVAIRGPSVVALVTGEERIVPPRAKYWICTVEAMPPGMGCDFLAIDEIQLCADPERGHVFTERLLHSRGTNETLFLGADTMRGPIKALVPEVEFLRRERMSELVYGGSKKISRMPPRTAIVGFSVDNVYAIAELLKRQKGGAAVVMGALSPRTRNAQVELYQNGEVDYLVATDAIGMGLNLDIDHVAFSATSKFDGRRMRPLAPNELAQIAGRAGRGMSHGSFGVTGDARPLEDEVAEAIMEHRFTPLKKLNWRSTDLQFGTVEALIRSLESSPQDEVLVRAREADDLGALKYLSRDSGIISRTTNAQSVRLLWDVCRIPDFRGISHGEHAALIGGIFEYLHGGGVVPDDWLARQIKRIDRTDGDIDTLSKRLAFIRTWTYVSQRKNWLRDESHWRGVTRAVEDRLSDALHERLTQRFVDRRTSVLLRRLKQKEALLAEVNDKGEVTVEGEFVGRLDGFRFTPDKSAQGAEAKTLKSASLQALAPQFHLRADRFYNAPDTEIDFTEQGGLMWGDAAVGKLVAGADPLNPMVEVFVDDAAGADVAQKVERRLQHFISRKVQALFEPLINLQKDEELTGLARGFAFRLVEGLGLLPRHTVMQEVKDLDQEARGALRKHGIRFGQFTIFMPLLLKPAPTRLRLVLWSLANGVQEFPEAPPPGLVTVPAAKDAPQGYDTMAGYREAGERMIRIDMLERLADMLRAEDSRGGFEAKADMLSITGMTLEQFADLMQGLGYRAEKGERAKVKAAPEAPKEAAPAEEAEAKSEEAPAVEVEAKPEDAPVAEAAEEAPAAPEEAPVEEAKAETADAAADAPADAPAEDSVETPAEMEVFYTFAWGGRARQGGGNRGQRRGQGGGASQNAEAAAGQDGQERRGGKPRGQGRSGERSGGKPGGRPAGKTGGKKGGRPQQQGSKTYSARPPKKEKQIDPDNPFAAALMGLKQGD from the coding sequence ATGGCAGGCGCATCGCGGATCTTGGCGGTTTTGGGGCCGACAAATACCGGCAAAACACATTACGCGATTGAACGGATGCTGGGCTATCGCACCGGCATCATGGGCTTTCCCCTGCGGCTGTTGGCGCGCGAGGTCTATGACAAAATCGTCGCCATTCGCGGCCCCTCGGTGGTGGCACTGGTCACCGGCGAAGAGCGCATCGTGCCGCCCCGGGCAAAATACTGGATCTGCACGGTTGAGGCGATGCCGCCGGGCATGGGCTGTGATTTCCTGGCGATTGACGAAATTCAGCTTTGTGCCGATCCCGAGCGCGGCCATGTCTTTACCGAACGGTTGCTGCACTCTCGTGGCACCAATGAAACCTTGTTTCTGGGCGCCGATACCATGCGCGGGCCGATCAAGGCGCTGGTGCCAGAGGTGGAGTTTCTGCGTCGCGAGCGGATGTCCGAACTGGTCTATGGTGGCTCCAAGAAAATCAGCCGGATGCCACCGCGCACCGCCATCGTTGGTTTCTCGGTTGATAATGTCTACGCTATTGCCGAGCTGTTGAAGCGGCAAAAAGGCGGGGCTGCGGTTGTTATGGGGGCGCTGTCTCCGCGCACCCGCAATGCCCAGGTCGAGCTCTACCAAAACGGTGAGGTCGATTATCTGGTGGCGACAGATGCCATTGGTATGGGGCTGAACCTGGATATCGACCATGTGGCCTTTTCCGCGACATCCAAGTTTGACGGGCGGCGCATGCGCCCTCTGGCACCAAACGAGCTGGCGCAGATTGCCGGGCGGGCCGGGCGCGGTATGAGCCACGGCAGTTTTGGCGTCACCGGGGATGCACGGCCGCTGGAAGATGAGGTGGCTGAAGCCATCATGGAACACCGCTTTACGCCATTGAAAAAGCTCAACTGGCGGTCGACAGATCTGCAGTTTGGGACGGTTGAGGCCCTGATCCGTTCGCTCGAATCATCGCCACAGGATGAGGTGCTGGTGCGCGCCCGCGAAGCAGATGACCTGGGCGCATTGAAATACCTGTCGCGCGACAGCGGCATAATTTCGCGCACAACCAATGCGCAATCGGTGCGCCTGCTGTGGGACGTTTGTCGTATTCCCGACTTTCGCGGCATCTCCCATGGGGAACATGCGGCGCTGATTGGCGGTATTTTTGAATATTTGCACGGCGGTGGCGTGGTTCCCGACGACTGGCTGGCCCGTCAGATCAAGCGGATAGACCGCACGGATGGCGATATTGACACACTTTCCAAGCGTCTGGCCTTTATTCGTACCTGGACCTATGTCTCTCAGCGTAAAAATTGGCTGCGTGACGAAAGCCATTGGCGTGGCGTGACTCGCGCTGTAGAAGACAGGTTGTCAGATGCGCTGCACGAGCGCTTGACTCAAAGATTTGTGGACCGGCGCACATCCGTGCTTCTGCGGCGGCTCAAACAGAAGGAGGCCCTTTTGGCCGAAGTGAATGACAAGGGTGAAGTGACCGTCGAAGGCGAATTTGTCGGACGGTTGGACGGGTTCCGGTTTACCCCGGATAAAAGCGCACAAGGAGCCGAGGCAAAGACATTAAAGTCTGCCTCGCTGCAAGCGCTGGCGCCGCAATTCCATTTGCGCGCAGACCGGTTTTATAATGCACCCGATACCGAGATCGACTTCACCGAACAGGGTGGCCTGATGTGGGGCGACGCTGCCGTTGGTAAACTGGTGGCGGGTGCTGATCCGCTCAACCCGATGGTTGAGGTCTTTGTGGATGACGCCGCTGGTGCGGATGTTGCACAAAAGGTTGAACGCCGCCTGCAGCATTTCATCTCTCGCAAGGTGCAGGCGCTGTTTGAACCGCTGATCAATCTGCAAAAAGACGAAGAATTGACAGGTCTGGCCCGTGGCTTTGCCTTCCGTCTGGTCGAAGGTCTGGGCCTGCTGCCGCGTCACACCGTGATGCAGGAAGTCAAAGATCTGGATCAAGAGGCCCGTGGCGCACTGCGTAAACACGGTATTCGATTTGGCCAGTTCACCATCTTCATGCCGCTGCTACTGAAACCCGCGCCAACGCGTCTGCGTCTGGTGCTGTGGTCGCTTGCCAATGGCGTGCAGGAATTCCCCGAAGCGCCGCCTCCCGGTCTGGTCACCGTGCCTGCCGCCAAGGATGCGCCGCAGGGCTACGATACCATGGCCGGCTACCGCGAAGCGGGCGAGCGGATGATCCGCATCGACATGCTGGAGCGTTTGGCTGATATGTTGCGCGCCGAAGACAGCCGCGGTGGCTTTGAAGCCAAGGCGGATATGTTGTCGATCACCGGCATGACGCTGGAGCAATTTGCCGATCTGATGCAGGGTCTGGGCTATCGCGCCGAAAAAGGCGAACGGGCCAAGGTCAAAGCGGCCCCCGAAGCGCCCAAAGAGGCTGCTCCTGCCGAAGAGGCGGAAGCCAAGTCTGAAGAGGCGCCTGCCGTTGAGGTGGAGGCCAAACCTGAGGACGCGCCTGTAGCTGAGGCTGCTGAAGAGGCCCCCGCTGCGCCAGAGGAGGCACCTGTCGAGGAGGCCAAAGCAGAGACCGCCGACGCAGCCGCAGATGCTCCGGCTGACGCGCCTGCTGAAGATTCTGTCGAAACCCCAGCCGAGATGGAGGTCTTTTATACCTTCGCTTGGGGTGGTCGCGCCCGTCAGGGCGGTGGCAACCGTGGCCAGCGTCGTGGCCAGGGTGGCGGTGCTAGCCAAAACGCCGAAGCTGCTGCTGGACAGGATGGCCAGGAGCGTCGCGGTGGCAAACCGCGCGGTCAGGGTCGCTCGGGTGAGCGCAGTGGCGGCAAGCCCGGTGGGCGCCCGGCTGGCAAAACCGGTGGTAAAAAGGGAGGTCGTCCGCAACAACAGGGCAGCAAGACCTATTCCGCCCGGCCTCCAAAGAAAGAAAAGCAGATCGATCCGGACAACCCCTTTGCGGCAGCTCTGATGGGGCTGAAGCAAGGCGACTGA
- a CDS encoding RNA-binding S4 domain-containing protein codes for MQPKAEKIRVDKWLWHARFFKTRSLAAKQISAGHLRLNGAKITKTAQSVTSGDVLSFPQGRQIRVVEVVAIGTRRGPAPEAQALYLDKTPKQDILPANPRFEGKGRPDKKSRRALDLSRQQDFT; via the coding sequence ATGCAGCCAAAGGCGGAGAAAATCCGGGTCGACAAGTGGCTCTGGCATGCGCGGTTCTTCAAAACCCGCAGCCTGGCCGCCAAACAGATCAGCGCCGGACATCTTCGCCTGAACGGCGCTAAGATCACAAAAACGGCTCAGAGCGTCACCTCGGGTGATGTTCTGAGCTTTCCACAGGGACGACAGATTCGGGTGGTCGAAGTTGTCGCCATCGGCACCCGCCGCGGACCCGCCCCCGAGGCGCAGGCGCTTTATCTTGATAAGACGCCAAAACAGGACATCTTGCCTGCAAATCCGCGATTTGAGGGAAAAGGGCGGCCTGACAAGAAATCTCGCAGGGCGCTTGACCTTTCCAGGCAACAGGACTTCACGTGA
- a CDS encoding ferredoxin family protein, whose product MTYVVTDNCIACKYTDCVEVCPVDCFYEGENTLVIHPDECIDCGVCEPECPADAIRPDTEPDMDKWVEFNRKYSEMWPVIVSKKDPMPDAEERDGEEGKLEKYFSEAPGEGG is encoded by the coding sequence ATGACCTACGTCGTTACGGATAACTGCATCGCCTGCAAATACACCGATTGTGTAGAGGTGTGCCCGGTAGATTGTTTCTACGAGGGGGAAAACACCCTGGTGATCCACCCGGATGAATGCATCGACTGTGGTGTTTGCGAACCGGAATGCCCGGCCGATGCCATTCGCCCAGACACCGAGCCAGACATGGATAAATGGGTGGAGTTCAACCGCAAATACTCTGAGATGTGGCCGGTGATTGTCTCCAAAAAAGACCCGATGCCGGACGCTGAAGAGCGTGACGGCGAAGAGGGCAAGCTTGAGAAATACTTCTCCGAGGCCCCCGGCGAGGGCGGGTAA
- a CDS encoding CarD family transcriptional regulator, producing the protein MTKSKKLAFRPDEYVVYPAHGVGQIISVEEQEVAGFALELFVITFEKDKMTLRVPTNKAIEVGMRSLSSPDVINQAMKTLKGKAKVKRAMWSRRAQEYEQKINSGDLIAIAEVVRDLHRTDDQREQSYSERQLYEAALERLTREVAAVAGGDEILAAKQVGDVLTSRVAA; encoded by the coding sequence ATGACAAAATCGAAGAAGCTCGCATTCCGTCCCGACGAATATGTGGTTTATCCGGCCCATGGTGTTGGACAGATCATCTCGGTTGAGGAGCAGGAAGTAGCCGGCTTTGCGCTGGAGCTTTTCGTGATCACCTTTGAAAAGGACAAGATGACCCTGCGGGTGCCAACCAACAAGGCCATCGAAGTGGGTATGCGCTCGCTCAGCTCGCCGGATGTGATCAATCAGGCGATGAAAACCCTCAAAGGCAAGGCCAAGGTCAAACGCGCCATGTGGTCTCGCCGGGCGCAGGAATATGAGCAAAAGATCAACTCTGGTGATCTGATTGCCATTGCCGAAGTGGTGCGCGATCTGCACCGTACCGATGACCAGCGTGAGCAAAGCTATTCAGAGCGTCAGCTCTATGAGGCCGCGCTTGAGCGCCTGACCCGCGAAGTCGCGGCTGTTGCCGGTGGCGATGAAATCTTGGCCGCGAAACAGGTCGGGGACGTTCTGACCTCTCGCGTTGCGGCCTGA
- the cobS gene encoding adenosylcobinamide-GDP ribazoletransferase, translating into MRKNDISLVDIPLALVLLTRLPLPQLASSSFQRQSRAVWAFPLAGLAVTLPACMAAYVGQALGLSAALAAGLFLMVQVLLTGAMHEDGLADCADGFWGGFAPARRLEIMKDSQIGSYGVLALVFAIGLRWHALSLLLELGQSWSALAIALLSRAMMPMLMVWLPNARQSGLSQSVGRPSRRATALGLGLAVALALPLLGLVSLAVAALLALLTLGLGLVARTKIGGQTGDVLGACQQVSEIAGLLMLATLFS; encoded by the coding sequence ATGCGAAAAAACGACATATCTTTGGTGGACATCCCACTGGCGCTGGTCCTGTTGACCCGGCTGCCCCTGCCGCAACTGGCAAGCAGCAGTTTTCAGCGCCAATCCCGGGCGGTATGGGCCTTTCCGCTGGCGGGGCTTGCGGTGACCCTGCCCGCCTGCATGGCGGCCTATGTGGGCCAGGCCCTGGGCCTGTCTGCGGCGCTAGCTGCTGGGCTATTTTTGATGGTTCAGGTCCTGCTGACAGGGGCGATGCACGAAGACGGGCTGGCGGATTGCGCCGATGGGTTTTGGGGCGGCTTCGCGCCCGCACGGCGGTTGGAGATCATGAAAGACAGCCAGATCGGCAGCTATGGCGTGCTGGCACTGGTTTTTGCCATTGGCCTGCGCTGGCACGCCCTGTCGCTGCTGTTGGAGCTGGGACAGAGCTGGAGTGCGCTGGCTATTGCCCTGCTCAGCCGTGCAATGATGCCCATGCTGATGGTCTGGCTGCCCAATGCCCGCCAGTCCGGCCTATCGCAAAGCGTCGGCCGCCCGTCCCGGCGGGCCACTGCCCTTGGTCTTGGCCTCGCTGTTGCACTGGCGCTGCCCTTGCTCGGGCTTGTCAGCCTTGCCGTTGCCGCGCTGCTTGCCTTGTTGACCCTAGGATTGGGTCTGGTGGCCCGCACCAAGATCGGCGGGCAGACCGGCGATGTGCTGGGCGCCTGCCAGCAGGTCAGTGAAATTGCCGGATTGCTGATGCTGGCGACCCTCTTCAGCTAA
- the cobT gene encoding nicotinate-nucleotide--dimethylbenzimidazole phosphoribosyltransferase, with translation MLPSLTSLDDFRSLLAQAKGADQTAIDAAAARNGQLTKPPGALGRLEDLAIWYGGWRGTDRPEIKSPQVIVFAGNHGVTAQGVSAFPSEVTAQMVINFEHGGAAINQLAKLAGARMDVHALDLDNPVQDFTQAPAMDAAELLAALQAGWNAVDPTADLLVVGEMGIGNTTPAAALAFALFGGEPADWTGRGTGVDDAGLANKTRVVTEGVALHGAAIKDGLDALGCLGGREIAAMAGAIAAARLLHIPVILDGFICCAAAACLQRSCDGALDHAIAGHQSAENAHPALLKELGKEPLLALGLRLGEGSGAALAIQVLKGAIACHSGMATFAEAGVSDG, from the coding sequence ATGCTGCCATCTCTGACTTCCCTTGATGATTTCCGCTCCCTGCTGGCGCAGGCCAAGGGTGCGGATCAGACCGCCATCGACGCGGCTGCCGCCCGCAACGGGCAGCTGACCAAGCCTCCCGGGGCTTTGGGCCGACTGGAAGATCTCGCCATCTGGTATGGCGGCTGGCGCGGCACCGATCGCCCCGAGATCAAATCGCCCCAGGTTATTGTCTTTGCCGGCAACCACGGTGTCACCGCCCAGGGGGTGTCAGCCTTTCCCTCCGAGGTGACGGCCCAGATGGTGATCAATTTTGAACATGGCGGCGCGGCAATTAATCAGCTGGCCAAACTGGCAGGTGCGCGGATGGATGTTCATGCGCTTGATCTGGACAATCCAGTGCAGGATTTCACCCAAGCCCCAGCGATGGACGCGGCAGAGCTGCTGGCCGCCTTGCAGGCCGGATGGAATGCTGTTGACCCAACAGCGGATCTATTGGTGGTTGGTGAAATGGGGATTGGCAACACCACCCCAGCGGCGGCTTTGGCCTTTGCCCTGTTTGGCGGCGAACCCGCAGACTGGACCGGGCGCGGCACTGGGGTTGATGACGCCGGGCTGGCCAATAAAACCCGTGTCGTCACCGAAGGCGTGGCGCTGCATGGCGCTGCAATCAAAGATGGCCTGGATGCGCTCGGTTGTCTGGGGGGGCGCGAGATTGCGGCCATGGCCGGCGCAATTGCTGCGGCACGGCTGCTGCATATTCCGGTTATTCTTGATGGATTTATCTGTTGTGCTGCCGCCGCCTGTTTGCAGCGCAGCTGTGATGGCGCTTTGGATCATGCCATTGCAGGGCATCAAAGCGCTGAAAACGCCCATCCTGCCCTGCTGAAAGAGCTGGGTAAAGAGCCGCTTTTGGCGCTGGGTCTGCGTCTTGGTGAAGGCTCTGGGGCGGCGTTGGCCATTCAGGTTTTGAAAGGCGCAATCGCCTGTCACAGCGGCATGGCGACCTTTGCAGAAGCAGGCGTTTCAGACGGCTGA
- a CDS encoding monovalent cation:proton antiporter-2 (CPA2) family protein: MDAFLYQATIYLAAAVIAVPLASRLGLGSVLGYLAAGIIIGPVLGLVGAETQNLQHVAEFGVVMMLFLIGLELDPRALWAMRHKLIGLGGLQVLLSTLALMVAALIAGETWQVSLAVGLTLSLSSTAIVLQTLSEKGLMQTGGGRSSFSVLLTQDIAVIPILALLPLLAIKNGPQLGSDGSIERAEVAGHMAAAHDGLSLVAGLPGWAVTLTTLGMIGVIVLAGIYLTQPLFRFIHATNLREMYTALALLIVVGISFLMTLVGLSPALGAFLAGVVLANSEFRHELESDLTPFKGLFLGLFFITVGAGINYRLLLANFGDLLGLALLVILAKGTILFFVGRAFGLRRRNHWLFTLSLAQAGEFGFVLLAFSRQQGVIPEPLAEKLLLVIALSMLITPLLFILYDMLSHFMGEQGVEQEPDEIDEQGPVIIAGIGRFGQIVNRLVRASGFKTVLLDNDIRAVQLMRRFGVKSFLGDPTRPELLKAAGIAKAHVLVVALDDPEKTVTMVAYVRRTYPDLHIIARAYDRNHVFELYKAGADDIVREMFDSSLRAGRYVLEKIGLSEYEAAQAEQTFYAHDRLTVRELASLWKPGTPASENQAYIARARELEKDLETALLELAEKKDQSKS, translated from the coding sequence ATGGACGCATTTCTGTATCAGGCAACAATCTATCTCGCTGCTGCTGTTATCGCCGTTCCCCTGGCCTCGCGTCTCGGGCTTGGGTCGGTTCTGGGCTATCTGGCTGCCGGCATTATCATAGGCCCGGTGCTTGGGCTGGTCGGGGCTGAAACCCAAAATCTCCAACATGTTGCGGAATTTGGCGTCGTAATGATGCTGTTTCTCATCGGGTTGGAGCTTGACCCGCGGGCGCTCTGGGCGATGCGGCATAAACTGATCGGGCTGGGCGGCTTACAGGTCCTGCTCAGCACTCTGGCACTTATGGTCGCCGCCCTTATTGCCGGCGAGACCTGGCAGGTCAGCCTGGCCGTTGGCCTGACGCTGTCGCTATCCTCGACTGCGATCGTGCTGCAGACGCTTTCAGAAAAAGGCCTGATGCAGACCGGTGGCGGGCGGTCCTCCTTTTCGGTGCTGTTGACCCAGGATATTGCGGTCATTCCAATTCTGGCGCTTCTACCGCTTCTTGCCATCAAGAACGGACCACAGTTAGGCTCGGATGGCTCCATTGAGCGGGCAGAAGTCGCAGGCCATATGGCTGCGGCCCATGACGGGCTTTCCTTGGTTGCTGGTCTGCCAGGATGGGCCGTGACCCTGACCACCCTTGGCATGATCGGCGTCATCGTGCTGGCTGGCATCTATCTGACCCAGCCCCTGTTCCGCTTTATCCATGCGACCAACCTGCGTGAGATGTACACTGCGCTAGCCTTGCTCATTGTGGTTGGGATCTCCTTCTTGATGACCCTGGTTGGGCTCTCCCCAGCGCTGGGCGCATTTTTGGCGGGCGTGGTTCTGGCCAACTCCGAATTCCGCCATGAATTGGAAAGCGATCTCACCCCCTTCAAGGGGCTGTTTTTAGGATTGTTCTTTATTACGGTTGGGGCCGGGATCAACTACCGGCTGCTGTTGGCCAACTTCGGAGACCTGCTGGGCCTGGCTCTTTTGGTGATCCTCGCCAAGGGCACAATCCTGTTCTTTGTGGGTCGCGCCTTTGGTCTCAGACGGCGCAATCATTGGCTTTTCACCCTCAGCCTGGCGCAGGCGGGTGAATTTGGGTTTGTCCTGCTTGCCTTTTCCCGCCAACAAGGCGTCATCCCCGAACCATTGGCCGAAAAGCTGCTGCTTGTAATTGCCCTGTCGATGCTGATCACCCCGCTGTTGTTCATTTTGTATGATATGTTGTCTCACTTCATGGGCGAGCAAGGTGTCGAACAGGAACCTGATGAGATTGACGAACAAGGACCCGTTATCATCGCCGGAATTGGCCGCTTTGGGCAGATCGTCAACCGGCTGGTGCGCGCCAGCGGTTTCAAGACCGTGCTGCTGGACAATGACATCCGCGCAGTGCAGCTGATGCGTCGTTTTGGGGTCAAAAGCTTCCTCGGCGACCCCACACGGCCCGAGTTGCTCAAGGCAGCAGGCATCGCCAAAGCCCATGTGCTGGTGGTGGCGCTGGACGACCCCGAAAAGACTGTCACCATGGTCGCCTATGTGCGGCGCACCTACCCGGATCTGCACATCATTGCCCGGGCCTATGACCGCAACCATGTCTTTGAACTGTATAAGGCCGGCGCCGATGACATCGTGCGGGAAATGTTTGACAGCTCCTTGCGGGCCGGGCGCTACGTGTTGGAAAAAATCGGCCTCAGCGAATATGAAGCGGCCCAGGCCGAGCAGACTTTTTATGCTCACGACCGTCTTACGGTGCGCGAGCTCGCCTCGCTGTGGAAACCCGGAACACCTGCCAGTGAAAATCAGGCCTATATCGCCCGCGCCCGCGAACTGGAAAAGGATCTGGAAACCGCCCTGTTGGAGCTGGCCGAGAAAAAAGATCAAAGCAAATCTTGA
- a CDS encoding PAS domain-containing protein produces the protein MSFVDRRIEARPSTGEAPFALNEVFFSRTDDRGVIQAGNYVFKRVANYEWEDLIGSPHKIIRHPDMPKGVFQLFWDTLKAGDSMGAYVKNKAKDGLYYWVFAVVVPCQGGYLSARISPSSALFDEIRAIYNEMRQAELNEGVSAEDSAEKMLEWIRKKGFENYHQFATHALSEELLSRDVGLERPKDPKIADLRRMMANAETLVEETQGLVKDFDAMHTIPHNLRVIASRIEPSGGPVTVLSQNYGAMSREMSDWFEAHVMGENSNFNTIKLAVTNSLFVEGMARILNECDAQLQTERRGLGDIDMAAERKILNQLVTEETDRARKGVEEVDLEAERIMRACQVMHRQFLGLSSTRVLCKIESARLPESGETLSDIIDQLGVFQERISRRLDVITKLSNEIRQMDQ, from the coding sequence TTGTCCTTTGTAGACCGTCGCATAGAAGCCCGACCCTCGACCGGTGAAGCCCCCTTCGCCCTGAACGAGGTTTTCTTTTCACGCACCGATGACCGTGGGGTGATCCAAGCCGGAAACTACGTCTTCAAGCGCGTAGCAAACTACGAATGGGAAGATCTGATCGGTTCGCCCCATAAGATCATCCGCCATCCGGATATGCCAAAGGGTGTTTTCCAACTGTTTTGGGATACTCTGAAAGCAGGCGACAGCATGGGGGCCTACGTCAAGAACAAGGCCAAGGATGGGCTGTACTACTGGGTCTTTGCAGTGGTGGTCCCCTGCCAGGGCGGATATCTCTCGGCGCGGATTTCCCCCAGCAGCGCCTTGTTTGATGAGATTAGAGCCATTTATAATGAGATGCGCCAGGCTGAACTCAACGAAGGAGTGAGCGCGGAAGACAGCGCTGAAAAGATGCTGGAGTGGATTCGAAAGAAAGGTTTTGAAAACTACCACCAGTTCGCCACCCATGCCCTGAGCGAAGAGCTTTTGTCCCGCGATGTCGGACTGGAGCGCCCGAAAGATCCCAAAATCGCGGATCTGCGCAGAATGATGGCAAACGCCGAAACCCTCGTTGAAGAAACCCAAGGTCTGGTCAAAGATTTTGACGCTATGCACACGATTCCGCATAATTTGCGGGTGATTGCATCGCGGATTGAACCCTCGGGTGGGCCGGTCACGGTCCTGTCGCAGAACTATGGTGCGATGTCGCGCGAAATGTCCGACTGGTTTGAAGCACATGTGATGGGGGAAAACAGCAACTTCAACACCATCAAGCTGGCCGTTACCAACAGCCTGTTTGTCGAAGGCATGGCGCGCATTCTGAACGAATGTGATGCGCAACTCCAAACCGAAAGACGCGGCCTGGGCGACATCGACATGGCCGCAGAGCGCAAAATCCTGAACCAACTGGTCACAGAGGAAACAGACCGGGCCCGCAAAGGCGTCGAGGAAGTCGACCTTGAGGCCGAGCGCATCATGCGGGCCTGCCAGGTCATGCACCGACAATTCCTCGGGCTCAGCTCCACCCGGGTCCTGTGTAAGATCGAAAGCGCCCGCCTCCCGGAATCCGGTGAAACGCTCTCTGACATCATCGACCAGCTTGGGGTCTTCCAGGAACGCATCTCGCGCCGTCTGGACGTAATCACCAAACTCAGCAATGAGATTCGGCAAATGGATCAATAG
- a CDS encoding Lrp/AsnC family transcriptional regulator, protein MLDSTDTKLLAALQKNAHLTAQELGELLNLSPSQAGRRRQRLESEGYIQAYCARLDPAKLGLTVQGFVHVNLGSHGPEQSQSFSRLVSTRPEITSAWTMTGEADYLLRVYCSDLQALNQLIHEILLPHPAVARVQSQIVMAQLKRDAPLPT, encoded by the coding sequence ATGCTAGATTCAACAGACACCAAACTGCTCGCCGCCTTGCAAAAGAACGCACATCTTACCGCACAGGAGTTGGGAGAGCTGCTGAACCTGTCGCCCAGTCAGGCCGGGCGGCGGCGACAGCGGCTAGAATCAGAGGGCTATATCCAAGCTTACTGCGCCCGACTGGACCCGGCAAAACTGGGATTGACCGTTCAGGGGTTCGTGCATGTGAACCTTGGCAGCCACGGGCCGGAACAATCCCAAAGCTTTAGCCGCCTGGTCAGCACCCGACCCGAGATTACCTCAGCCTGGACCATGACAGGCGAGGCAGACTATCTATTGCGGGTTTATTGCAGCGACTTACAGGCGCTCAATCAGCTCATCCATGAAATTCTATTGCCGCATCCTGCCGTCGCCAGAGTGCAAAGCCAGATCGTAATGGCACAGTTAAAACGTGATGCGCCTTTGCCAACTTAA
- the hppD gene encoding 4-hydroxyphenylpyruvate dioxygenase: MGPFPHNAPKSVISDENPAGTDGFEFVEFASPEPQELRDLFTKMGYEQVGHHKTKPGIELWQQGDITYILNAEKGSYADKFVAEHGPCAPSMGWRVVDAQKAFEHAVSKGAEAYDGDDKTMDVPAIKGIGGSLIYFIDQYYETSPYNGEFEWTKQSKPRGVGFYYLDHLTHNVYKGNMDKWFRFYGELFNFKEIRFFDIEGKFTGLLSRALTSPCGRIRIPINEDRGETGQIVAYLKKYKGEGIQHIAVGTEDIYSATDEISDRGITYMPAPPAAYYELSHDRVKGHDEPLERMQKHGILIDGEGVVDGGETKILLQIFSKTVIGPIFFEFIQRKGDDGFGEGNFKALFESIEREQIANGELDAAE; encoded by the coding sequence ATGGGTCCATTTCCGCATAACGCCCCGAAATCCGTGATCAGCGATGAAAACCCCGCTGGCACCGATGGCTTTGAGTTTGTCGAGTTCGCCAGCCCTGAACCGCAGGAGTTGCGGGATCTTTTCACCAAGATGGGCTATGAACAGGTCGGTCATCACAAGACAAAACCGGGCATCGAACTGTGGCAGCAGGGGGATATCACCTATATCCTGAATGCGGAAAAAGGCAGCTATGCTGACAAGTTTGTTGCCGAACATGGGCCCTGTGCCCCCTCCATGGGATGGCGTGTTGTCGATGCACAAAAGGCCTTTGAACACGCGGTTTCAAAAGGGGCCGAAGCTTATGACGGCGACGACAAAACCATGGATGTGCCCGCGATCAAAGGCATTGGTGGCTCGCTGATCTATTTTATCGACCAGTATTATGAGACCTCGCCCTACAATGGGGAATTCGAGTGGACCAAACAGTCAAAACCACGCGGCGTTGGCTTTTACTACCTCGATCACCTCACGCACAATGTCTACAAAGGCAATATGGACAAGTGGTTCAGGTTCTACGGCGAGCTGTTCAACTTCAAGGAAATCCGTTTCTTTGACATCGAGGGCAAGTTTACCGGGCTGCTGAGCCGGGCGCTGACCTCTCCCTGTGGTCGTATCCGTATTCCTATCAACGAAGATCGCGGCGAGACCGGCCAGATTGTTGCTTATCTCAAGAAATACAAAGGCGAGGGCATTCAGCATATCGCGGTTGGAACCGAGGACATCTATAGCGCCACGGATGAGATTTCTGATCGTGGCATCACCTATATGCCTGCACCGCCTGCGGCCTACTATGAGCTGAGCCACGACCGGGTGAAGGGCCATGATGAACCGCTGGAGCGGATGCAGAAACATGGCATTCTGATTGATGGCGAGGGCGTCGTAGATGGTGGCGAGACCAAAATCTTGCTGCAAATTTTCTCCAAGACGGTGATTGGCCCGATCTTTTTCGAGTTCATTCAGCGCAAAGGGGACGATGGATTTGGCGAAGGAAACTTCAAGGCGCTGTTTGAATCGATCGAACGCGAACAGATCGCCAACGGAGAGCTGGACGCCGCTGAATAG